GGTCCGGGCCGCAGGCGCCGATCAGGGCGTCCGACAGCCATGAGGGTGAACGGGCGTCGATGATCTTGACCGCCTGCTACAGCGCGGGGTGCTTCGCGGTGGGCGCCCTACAGCGGGGGCGCAGCTCGTGCAGCAACAGGTTCGTCACCACGTCCGTCTCCGCGCACAGCCGCCGCATCCGGGCGGCCTCGATCGCGTTCCGCCGCTGCACCAGGGAGTCCTCGGGCCTCAGCGAGCCGTCGGCGAGCCCCGCCGGCAGCGGCACCGCGCCGGCGGACAGGTCGGCGATCCGCTGCTGCCTGCGGCGGTGGGACTCGGCCGCCACGGCCTCCGTGCCCGCTCGCCCTCGGTGGCCGCGGTCGCGGCGAGTCGGTGCAGCACGAAGGCCAGCAGCAGACCGGTCAGGGCGATCAACCCGTGCGCCGACAGGACCCCCACCACCGTCCGAAGAGGACGGTTCAGCAGCACGACCAGGCCAACCCGGTTGGCCGCGCCGAACGCCCAGTCCACGCTGGTCGCGGTGCGCCCGTCGGGCAGGTCCGCGGTGGCCGGCGCGAACGCGGCGAGCACCGCGGCCAGCACGGCGAACGCGGGCACCTGGACGGGTCGCTCCACTCCAACCGGACCACGGTTCCCGCGCCGGCGGCGGAGGTGACCGCCGCCGTGCCGCCGACCCGGCTCAACCGGCCGCGCACGGACTCCCGCAGCCCCCCTCGGGCACCCACGCCTGCGGGACCAGCAGGTCCCCATCCGCACCCTCGGCCAGAGATGACGGCGATCAGACCGCCGTCGACCACCAGCGCCGCGACGACGCCCGTCCGCAGCGAGGTGCGCCACTGGTAGGTCGCGCAGGCGAACGTGACCAGGGGCCTGGTCCACCCGAGGTCGGCGTGCTCGACGGCATCGGTCGCGAAGGCGCTCAGGCTGACGCCGACCAGCACCACCACGTCCGCCGGCCCGGCCATGCAGTCACGCGCTTCGCAACCGCTCCCCTACTGCCAGTGACGGCGTTACCGGCAGCACCGGTCGATCCGGGTTCGATCGGGCGAGTCCGCCGACGGATCGAGGGACGTCACGTGATCACCCTCCGTGCCCGCTTCGGCGGCGATGCGTGGTGAGCCGGCCCACAGGGCGCCGTTCATCATGCGGTTTCGTCGGTCCTGTTCGGACACTGGAGGTGTGACCACCCAGCCGCTGATCTCGCCCACCCGCATCTACGTGGAGCCCGCCGCCGCGGACCTGCCACGCGGGCGCGCCGTGCTCGACCGGTTCCCCGACGCCGAGCGGGTCGAGGTCGACAGCCACTGGCGCATCCCGGAGCTGCACGGTGACGAGGCCAACGCCCGCCGCTGGGTGCGCATCAAGCAGGAGGCGCTGGTGCTGGGCGTGAAGAAGTCGCTGAGCGCGCGGCCGAACGGGCGTTCGGCGCACTTCATCGCGCCGTCCACGGCGAACGGGTGCGCGATGGCGTGCGCGTACTGCTACGTGCCGCGGCGCAAGGGCTACTCCAACCCGATCACGGTGTTCGCGAACATCGAGCAGATCACCGGCTACCTGGCCAGGCACGTCGCCCGGCAGGGCCCGCTGACCGAGCCGGGCCAGGTGGACGACGCGGCGTGGGTGTACGACATCGGGGAGAACTCGGACGCCTCGGTGGACGCCCTGATCAGCGACAACGTGCGCGACCTGGTCGAGCTGTTCCGCGGCCTGCCCACCGCCAAGGCGTCGTTCGCCACCAAGCACGTCAACCGGGGCCTGCTGGGCTGGGACCCGGGTGGCCGCACCCGGGTGCGGTTCTCGCTGATGCCCGAGCGCACCGCGAAGCTCCTCGACATCCGCACCAGCCCGATCGCCGACCGCCTCGCCGCCCTGGACGACTTCCGCGCCGCCGGGTACGAGGTGCACGTCAACCTCAGCCCGGTCGTGGTGCACGACGGCTGGCTGGACGACTGGCGCGAACTGCTGCGGGCGCTGGGCGACGCGACGTCCCCCGCCACCCGCGACCAGTTGGCGGCGGAGGTCATCATGCTCACCCACAACCAGGCGCTGCACGAGGTGAACCTGCGCTGGCACCCGCGGGCCGAGGACGTCCTGTGGCGGCCCGACCTCCAGGAGTCGAAGCGCAGCGAGGGCGGCGGCGTCAACGTCCGCTACCGGCGGGGCCTGAAGCGCGGGCTGCTGGACGAGCTGCTGGACCTGATCCGCCTGCACGCCCCCTACCTGCGCGTCCGCTACGCGTTCTGAGCGGACCGGGCACGTCCCGTCGTCCGGGTCGGTGCGGGAACGGCGACCGAGCCCGGTGATCGCCGAAGTACGCTGCGCCGGTGATGGCTGACGACGGCACCCCGCGGGCGACGCCCAACCGGTTCGCGGACGCGGTCGGCCCCGCTTCGGACGGTCCGAGCCAGGACCGGTGCGACTGCCTCGGCCTCCGGACCGGGACCCCGCCGACGACCACGTCCTTCCACCGGGACCGGCAGGACGTCACGGCGGCGGGGTGGCTCCGGCTGCTGCGGCTGGTGGACGAGGCGGCGGCGGACGGGCGGGCGGAGTTCGCGCCGTTCACCGGGATGAGCGCCGCCGAACGGCGGCAG
This genomic window from Saccharothrix sp. HUAS TT1 contains:
- a CDS encoding spore photoproduct lyase family protein; protein product: MTTQPLISPTRIYVEPAAADLPRGRAVLDRFPDAERVEVDSHWRIPELHGDEANARRWVRIKQEALVLGVKKSLSARPNGRSAHFIAPSTANGCAMACAYCYVPRRKGYSNPITVFANIEQITGYLARHVARQGPLTEPGQVDDAAWVYDIGENSDASVDALISDNVRDLVELFRGLPTAKASFATKHVNRGLLGWDPGGRTRVRFSLMPERTAKLLDIRTSPIADRLAALDDFRAAGYEVHVNLSPVVVHDGWLDDWRELLRALGDATSPATRDQLAAEVIMLTHNQALHEVNLRWHPRAEDVLWRPDLQESKRSEGGGVNVRYRRGLKRGLLDELLDLIRLHAPYLRVRYAF